One genomic window of Branchiostoma floridae strain S238N-H82 chromosome 4, Bfl_VNyyK, whole genome shotgun sequence includes the following:
- the LOC118413752 gene encoding probable E3 ubiquitin-protein ligase MID2, whose product MEALESELTCPTCLDLFESPLQLPCLHNLCRKCVQDLESYSKNADETVRGAQGGVKKGRPAQAKPTAQITCPTCRRDIPLDERGVDGLSRNMVLQNIVDRFRDARDKGKHNTATPCQLCEGDPRPAVRVCVNCDGLAYCEDCLSTFHPARGPLARHTLVLPGQQPDKRGPKVVMCTDHADEKVNLYCKADGMPVCSLCKLVGKHQGHKVAALSDAYKEKKDILIKEVSALKERNKEINRFVTRMRETCVKVQEQNKKWQERLVQGVADLVQILEERKHFLAKALSEEEEEKLKLLKEEIAKKEEHLQKAQAVVAYVDEVLKEKDQSCFLQAVQSTRDR is encoded by the exons ATGGAAGCGTTAGAATCTGAGTTGACGTGCCCGACGTGTTTGGACCTGTTCGAGTCGCCCCTACAGCTGCCATGTCTGCACAACCTGTGCAGGAAGTGCGTCCAAGACTTGGAATCGTACTCCAAGAATGCAGACGAGACCGTGCGAGGCGCGCAAGGAGGGGTAAAGAAAGGACGTCCGGCACAGGCAAAGCCTACAGCTCAAATCACCTGTCCCACCTGTAGGAGGGACATACCACTGGACGAGAGAG GTGTTGACGGCCTGAGCAGGAACATGGTTCTACAGAACATTGTTGACAGGTTTAGAGACGCCAGGGACAAGGGTAAACACAATACCGCGACGCCATGTCAG CTGTGTGAAGGTGACCCCCGCCCGGCTGTTAGGGTGTGTGTGAACTGTGACGGCCTGGCGTACTGTGAGGACTGCCTGTCCACCTTCCACCCCGCCCGGGGTCCGCTGGCCAGGCACACGTTGGTCCTTCCCGGACAGCAGCCGGACAAGAGGGGACCTAAAGTCGTCATGTGCACCGACCATGCGGACGAGAAG GTGAATCTGTACTGTAAAGCGGATGGAATGCCAGTTTGTTCCCTCTGTAAGCTGGTGGGGAAACACCAGGGCCACAAGGTGGCTGCACTATCGGATGCCTACAAGGAGAAGAAG GATATCCTGATAAAGGAAGTCTCTGCTTTGAAGGAGAGAAACAAGGAAATCAACCGGTTTGTGACGAGAATGCGTGAAACCTGCGTCAAAGTACAG GAACAAAACAAGAAGTGGCAGGAAAGACTTGTTCAGGGGGTCGCTGATCTTGTACAAATTCTGGAGGAGAGGAAACATTTCCTTGCAAAAGCACTTTCTGAG gaagaagaagaaaaattgaagCTGTTGAAGGAGGAGATAGCTAAGAAGGAGGAGCATCTTCAGAAGGCACAGGCAGTCGTGGCGTATGTCGACGAAGTCCTGAAGGAGAAAGATCAGTCGTGCTTTCTTCAG GCCGTGCAGTCTACCAGAGATAGGTAA